TCCCGATAATTGTGCTGCTTGTCATCGGTAATTCTACAAGGATTTAATTATGGATATTAAAAAAATTGGTAGAAAAGTTTTTGTAGGCAGATTGGGTAAAGGTGCTTTCTTCGCATTTTTGGCATCCGTATTACCTTTAAAAATATTTGCTTCGTACAAACCGGAACAGAAAATTGATATAAAAATTCATCCTTCTGCAGTTAAAAGAAATAACAAGGTTTAGGAAATGAACGATAATCGGAATTCTAAGGAAGTAAAAAAAGATTTTTGGAAAAGTCTTAAAGACTACAATAATGATCCGGAAATGATCAGGATTAAAGAGAATGAATTTCTCGAAGGTGTTACTAACGAATTTGACGAATCCGGACTTTCAGGAATTTCCAGAAGAAAATTTATCGCACTTCTGTCTGCTTCAACAGCATTTGCAGCAACTGCCTGTACCGATTATCGGGATAAAGGCGAAATAATTCCGTACAATAAAAGACCTGAGGAAATACATCCGGGTAAAGCAAACTATTATGCTTCAACTTGTAACGGTTGCGCTAATACCTGCGGGATTCTTGTAAAGACAAGAGAGGGGAGACCTATTAAAATTGATGGTAACCCCGATCACCCCGTAAATAAAGGGAAATTATGTTCAAAAGGTCAGGCCGGAATTCTAAATCTCTATGATCCCGAACGTTTAAAAGAGCCAATGTCGGGCGGCAGAAAATCCGATTGGAAAAGTATTGATGCTGAGATAATCAGTTATCTGAATGATTCTAAAATATCGAATAAAGAAATTGCTCTTATTTGCGGGACGGTTGTCTCACCAACGGTTAAAAATCTTTTTGATGATTTTTCCAGAATTTATCCGAATACAAAAATTTATCCTATAGAACTAACCGGCGACCGTATAAGACGTGAAGCGTGGTTCGATTCTTACGGTACATATGATTATCCGGCCTTTAAACTTGATGAAGCAGAAGTTATTCTCTCCCTCGATTCAGATTTCCTTGGTGTTGAAGGAAATTATATTGAGAATATGCAAAAGTATACAACAAGGCGCGAATCTGTTGATAAATTGAATTTTAACCGGCTCTATGTTGCCGAGGGCAGATTGAGCGCTACAGGAATGATGGCCGATTACAGAATTCCCATTTCTCCTGATAAGCAGTATCAGTTTGTATTGATGTTGATTAAGGAATTAGTGAAATCAGGGTCATCGGTTAATCTTGGGAATGAAGCATTATCAATAATTAATAATACTTCAGTCCAGGTAAATGCTGATAAACAGAAAATCGCTCACCTTATTAGAGACCTTAATTCTAATCGTGGAAAGTCAATTGTTATTGCGGGCGATACGTTGCCTAAAGAGGTTCATATAGCTGTAAATATGTTAAATGAAATACTGGGCAATACAACACTCTTTGATTTTTCGAAATCATTTAAATCAGTTTTACCTTTTGCTGCTCCTGATCAGATCTCCCGGTTGATAGATTCAATGAATAACGGAAATGTCGGCGTTGTTATTCATCTCGACTCTAATCCTGTATTTATTCTACCGCCTGATTACGGCTACCAAGCCGCGCTGAAAAAGGTTACTGCTACAGTTGCATTGACCGAATCGGAAAATGAAACCTCTACTCTTTGCAAATATTCTTTGCCGGTCAATAATCAGCTTGAAAGCTGGGGCGACTCAAATAACCGCTACGGAGTTTACAGCCTGCAGCAGCCTGTTATTTCACCTTTATTCAACACAAGACAAAAGGAATCTGTCTTGTTAACATGGATTTCTGGCGATGCCGCTTCTTATAATGATGATCTTTATCATAAATATCTGATAAATTATTTTAATCAGAATATTTTCACCAAAGCGAACAGCATGGCAGATCAGAAATCTTTCTGGTATTCCGCACTGCACGACGGAGTTGTTCTGTTTTCTGAGAACAAAAATAGAACTCCGTTTAATTCAGGTGCTTTCAAAATTCGGAAAGAGTCAGATCGTGAAAAAGGATTTACTGTTCATCTCACGGAAAGTTATTTCCTTGGCGACGGCCGCTTTGCAAATAACGGATGGCTTCAGGAAGTACCTCATCCGGTAAGCAAAATCACATGGGATAATTATGCGGCATTGTCTCCTTCAACAGCCGTAAGTCTCGACGTAGAGATGAATGATCTGATCGAAATATCAGTGAACAGAAAAGTTCTGCAATTACCTGTTATGGTTCAGCCGGGTATGTCGGATTCTACTATAAACATTGAACTTGGATACGGAAGAACCGTAATTGGTGATGTTGGTAAAAACGTCGGAATCAATCCTGTCCAGTTTATGTCGAAGAATAATATCGATTCACCTTTTGTCTACACTAATGCTACTGTAAGAAAAGTTGAAGGGAAACACAAATTAGTGTCTACGCAGGAACATCATTCCCTCGACGATACTTTTGTGAAAGATTTTCACAGGATCAGAAAGATTATTCAGGAAGGAACCGTGGAAAACTATCAGAAAGATCCTCACTTCCTTCATGCCAATAAACATGAAATCTTTGGAATCACAAGAGAGCATAAATACACCGGCGTTAAATGGGCTATGTCGATCGACCTTAATAAATGTACCGGTTGTACTGCGTGTGTTACTTCATGTAACGTAGAAAATAATATTCCTGTTGTCGGTAAAGATCAGGTTGAGAAGGGACGCGAAATGCACTGGATGCGCCTCGATCGGTACTACTCCGGAACACCGGATGACCCGGTTGTAAGCAACCAGCCGATGTTGTGCCAGCATTGCGATAACGCTCCTTGCGAAAATGTATGCCCTGTTAATGCTACGAATCACAGCCCGGATGGTCTGAACCAGATGGCCTACAATCGTTGTGTCGGTACACGTTACTGCTCGAACAACTGTCCCTATAAAGTTAGAAGATATAATTTCTTCGATTTCCGCGATCACTTTGCCGATGAATACTATCAGAACAACCTTACTTCATTGATTAATAATCCCGAAGTAACTGTCCGGTCACGAGGAGTAATGGAGAAATGTACTTTCTGCGTACAAAGAATTATGGAAGCCCGTTCCAATGCTATCACCGAAGGAAGAGAACTCAAAGGTACTGATGTAGTTACAGCTTGCCAGCAGGCTTGCCCGACTAACGCAATCGTATTTGGCGATTCGAATGACCCTGAATCAAAAATCTCGAAATTAAGAGAACACAACCTGGCCTATCACGTTCTCGAGGAATTGAATATTAAACCTAATGTTACATATATAGCAAAACTTAGAAATACTCATCCGGAGGGCAATTAGTGAGTTTCATCGACTATAGTCAGGAATTATCTGTTGTTGAAGGGAAACCGCCGTTACGTTCCCTTGATGATTTGATTTCAAAACCGTTAGAGACCAGACCGGATAAAAAATTTTACATCGCGCTTTCAATTACTCTTTCGATGCTTGGACTTTTTGTAATTGGTCTCGGATTAACATTCTGGTACGGCGTTGGAATGTGGGGTAATAACAACCCTGTAGGATGGGCGTTCGATATTGTTAACTTCGTCTTCTGGGTCGGTATCGGTCATGCAGGCACCTTGATCTCGGCAATTCTTTTTCTCTTCCGTCAGAAGTGGAGAACCGGTATCGCCAGGTTTGCTGAAGGTATGACGATATTTGCTGTTATGACTGCCTTACTATTCCCTTTGATACACGTTGGTCGTCCCTGGCTGGACGGGTGGTTAATGCCGTATCCTAATCAGCACGGCTTATGGGTGAATTTTACTTCGCCTTTGCTTTGGGATGTGTTTGCGGTATCGACCTATTTCCTTGTATCACTAATTTTCTGGTATGTGGGATTAATACCTGATTTCGCTACATTAAGGGAAAGAACTTCCGGAAAAATTAAAAAAGTAATCTATTCTACTTTCAGTCTCGGATGGAGATTCTCAAACCGGCACTGGCAGCATTATGAAATGGTCTATTTAATACTTGCCGGATTTGCCACTCCGCTTGTACTTTCGGTTCACACAATAGTAAGTTTCGACTTTGCCGTTTCAATTCTTCCCGGCTGGCATACAACAATTTTCCCTCCGTACTTTGTTGCCGGCGCTGTCTTCTCCGGATTCGCGATGGTTCAAAATGTTCTGATCTTTGTCCGCAAAATTTTTAACTATGAACATATTATTACCCTCGATACACTCGAGAAAATGAACAAAATAATGCTCGTAACCGGTTCAATGGTTGGATATGCTTATGCAATGGAATTCTTTATTGCATGGTACAGCGGCGTTCAGCCCGAACAGTTCACTTTTCTTAACCGTGCTTTCGGTCCATATGCATGGGCTTACTGGATAATGGTATCATGTAATGTCATCACTCCACAGCTCTTCTGGTTCAAAAAGATTAGAAGATCTATACCTGTTATGTTTGTCGTTGCTGTATTCGTTAATGTCGGAATGTGGTTCGAGAGATTTGTAATAGTTGTTACATCCTTATCCAGAGATTACCTCCCGTCAAGCTGGGCATACTATACACCAACATTAGTAGACGCGATGATATTGCTCGGAAGTTTCGGATTTTTCTTCACCTGGATCTTATTATTTACTAAAGCATTACCAGTTGTTTCAATTGCAGAAGTTAAAGCAGTCGTAGATGATGCTCAACCTACTCATAAGGATCATTGATAATGAGTGATAAGATATTATATAGCTATACCGGTATCTTCGATACACCCGATGAAATAATCCATGCCGCCGGAAAAGCCTCGGAACATGGATTTGAAAAGTACGATGTTCATACACCGTACCCGCTGCACGGTATGAATAAGGCTATGAAACTACCGCCTTCCAAACTCGGCTATGTTGCTCTCGTAGTTGGTCTGTCCGGTGCTCTGGCCGCTCTACTTTTAATGTTCTGGATGTCTGCTGTCGATTACCCGATTGTCATCGGTGGAAAACCGTTCTTTTCATTCCCAGCGTATGTACCGGTGATGTTCGAAGTTACCGTTCTATCGGCTTCGATTGCTACGGTTCTTACAATGCTTTTTGTTTTCTTTAAATTGCCTAACAATGCTCATCCACTTCATGATACTGATTATATGAAAAAGGTAGCATCCGATAAGTACGGTATTAGTATCCAGGCCGAGGATAAACTATTCTCAGAATCCTCCGTCCAGAAATTCCTTAACGAGTGCGGTGCCAAAGAAATAACGGCTGTCTATTACGATAACGATGAGATTGCTCATAAACACAAAATACTCGAACCTAAGTTTATCGCCTTCCTCCTCTTTACTGCTTTTCTTACATCAGGTGTAACATATTTCACTCTTAATAAATTACTCTTTATGCCCCCGTTCGATTGGATGATGGAACAGGCAAAACTCAATCCTCAATCAGTTTCTGAGGTATTTTCTGACGGCTTCGGTATGAGAAAACCCGTTGAAGGAACTATCGCCAGAGGATTCACTCCGTATCAGTTCGCCGGTCAGCCGGAAGTTGCTGAAGCCAATCTTGTCAACCCTATCCCAGTTTCGAAAGAAGTGCTCGAATTAGGCCAGCAGAAATATGATACATTCTGCAGTCCCTGTCACGGTTATTACGGGGAAGGGGATAGCCGATTGAGAGGCCAATTCCCGAATCCTCCTTCTCTTCATTCCGAAAAGATTAGATCCTGGAAAGACGGACGGATTTTTCATGTTATTACAGACGGACAGAATATTATGCCCTCATATTCTGGTCAACTTACGGTTGAAGAAAGGTGGGCTGTCGTTCACTACACAAGAGTTTTACAAAGAGCGCTAAATGCTAAGGAGTCTGACTTACAATGAGTTCAACTCAAAATGTAGATTATCAGAAAAAAGATTTACCGGGAAAATTGAGAATTGCCGGACAGGTTTTATTTGTAATTGGTCTG
This window of the Melioribacteraceae bacterium genome carries:
- a CDS encoding TAT-variant-translocated molybdopterin oxidoreductase; translated protein: MNDNRNSKEVKKDFWKSLKDYNNDPEMIRIKENEFLEGVTNEFDESGLSGISRRKFIALLSASTAFAATACTDYRDKGEIIPYNKRPEEIHPGKANYYASTCNGCANTCGILVKTREGRPIKIDGNPDHPVNKGKLCSKGQAGILNLYDPERLKEPMSGGRKSDWKSIDAEIISYLNDSKISNKEIALICGTVVSPTVKNLFDDFSRIYPNTKIYPIELTGDRIRREAWFDSYGTYDYPAFKLDEAEVILSLDSDFLGVEGNYIENMQKYTTRRESVDKLNFNRLYVAEGRLSATGMMADYRIPISPDKQYQFVLMLIKELVKSGSSVNLGNEALSIINNTSVQVNADKQKIAHLIRDLNSNRGKSIVIAGDTLPKEVHIAVNMLNEILGNTTLFDFSKSFKSVLPFAAPDQISRLIDSMNNGNVGVVIHLDSNPVFILPPDYGYQAALKKVTATVALTESENETSTLCKYSLPVNNQLESWGDSNNRYGVYSLQQPVISPLFNTRQKESVLLTWISGDAASYNDDLYHKYLINYFNQNIFTKANSMADQKSFWYSALHDGVVLFSENKNRTPFNSGAFKIRKESDREKGFTVHLTESYFLGDGRFANNGWLQEVPHPVSKITWDNYAALSPSTAVSLDVEMNDLIEISVNRKVLQLPVMVQPGMSDSTINIELGYGRTVIGDVGKNVGINPVQFMSKNNIDSPFVYTNATVRKVEGKHKLVSTQEHHSLDDTFVKDFHRIRKIIQEGTVENYQKDPHFLHANKHEIFGITREHKYTGVKWAMSIDLNKCTGCTACVTSCNVENNIPVVGKDQVEKGREMHWMRLDRYYSGTPDDPVVSNQPMLCQHCDNAPCENVCPVNATNHSPDGLNQMAYNRCVGTRYCSNNCPYKVRRYNFFDFRDHFADEYYQNNLTSLINNPEVTVRSRGVMEKCTFCVQRIMEARSNAITEGRELKGTDVVTACQQACPTNAIVFGDSNDPESKISKLREHNLAYHVLEELNIKPNVTYIAKLRNTHPEGN
- the nrfD gene encoding polysulfide reductase NrfD, translating into MSFIDYSQELSVVEGKPPLRSLDDLISKPLETRPDKKFYIALSITLSMLGLFVIGLGLTFWYGVGMWGNNNPVGWAFDIVNFVFWVGIGHAGTLISAILFLFRQKWRTGIARFAEGMTIFAVMTALLFPLIHVGRPWLDGWLMPYPNQHGLWVNFTSPLLWDVFAVSTYFLVSLIFWYVGLIPDFATLRERTSGKIKKVIYSTFSLGWRFSNRHWQHYEMVYLILAGFATPLVLSVHTIVSFDFAVSILPGWHTTIFPPYFVAGAVFSGFAMVQNVLIFVRKIFNYEHIITLDTLEKMNKIMLVTGSMVGYAYAMEFFIAWYSGVQPEQFTFLNRAFGPYAWAYWIMVSCNVITPQLFWFKKIRRSIPVMFVVAVFVNVGMWFERFVIVVTSLSRDYLPSSWAYYTPTLVDAMILLGSFGFFFTWILLFTKALPVVSIAEVKAVVDDAQPTHKDH
- a CDS encoding DUF3341 domain-containing protein — protein: MSDKILYSYTGIFDTPDEIIHAAGKASEHGFEKYDVHTPYPLHGMNKAMKLPPSKLGYVALVVGLSGALAALLLMFWMSAVDYPIVIGGKPFFSFPAYVPVMFEVTVLSASIATVLTMLFVFFKLPNNAHPLHDTDYMKKVASDKYGISIQAEDKLFSESSVQKFLNECGAKEITAVYYDNDEIAHKHKILEPKFIAFLLFTAFLTSGVTYFTLNKLLFMPPFDWMMEQAKLNPQSVSEVFSDGFGMRKPVEGTIARGFTPYQFAGQPEVAEANLVNPIPVSKEVLELGQQKYDTFCSPCHGYYGEGDSRLRGQFPNPPSLHSEKIRSWKDGRIFHVITDGQNIMPSYSGQLTVEERWAVVHYTRVLQRALNAKESDLQ